The Streptomyces sp. NBC_00576 genome contains the following window.
GGCGACCGCGCCCGCGATCCGCTGCTTCAACTCGGCGGCACCGGTCGTGCTGTGGCCCACGGCGACGGTGGACTGCGGCAGGGCGGTGGCGGCGTTCGCGGACGACATCATCAGCGCGCCGGTGACCGCGGCGGCGAGGCCGGCCGCGACGACGGGCACGAGGACGCGCATACGACGTCTGTGCCGACCGTCACCAGACATGGTTGTTCCCACTCAAGTCCCCCCTAGGGATCGTCAGTTCGGGCACATCACGAGAACGGACCCGAAGAGCGCGATCGTACACTTGTCGCATACGTCACAAAGGGTCACCTCCCGGAACGGGAGGTGACCCTTTGCTGGTTACTGCTCGACGGACGCGGGTCCGCCGCTGTGCCGACGGTCAGTCGTTGTTGCCGCCCGGCGTCGTCTTCTGGATCTGGAGCAGGAACTCGGCGTTCGACTTCGTCTGCTTCATTTTGTCGAGCAGCAGCTCGATCGCCTGCTGCTGGTCGAGCGCGTGCAGCACCCGGCGCAGCTTCCAGGTGACGGCGAGCTCGTCGCTGCCGAGCAGGATCTCTTCCTTACGGGTACCGGACGCGTCGACGTCCACCGCCGGGAAGATGCGCTTGTCGGCGAGCTTCCGGTCGAGCTTGAGCTCGGCGTTGCCGGTGCCCTTGAACTCCTCGAAGATGACCTCGTCCATGCGGGACCCGGTGTCCACCAGCGCGGTGGCGAGGATGGTCAGCGAGCCGCCGTCCTCGATGTTGCGGGCCGCACCGAAGAAGCGCTTCGGCGGGTACAGGGCGGTCGAGTCGACACCACCGGACAGGATGCGGCCGGAGGCCGGGGCGGCGAGGTTGTACGCACGGCCCAGACGCGTGATCGAGTCCAGGAGTACGACGACGTCGTGGCCCAGTTCCACCAGACGCTTGGCGCGCTCGATGGCCAGCTCGGCGACCGTGGTGTGGTCCTCGGCCGGGCGGTCGAAGGTCGAGGAGATGACCTCGCCCTTCACCGACCGCTGCATGTCGGTGACCTCTTCCGGACGCTCGTCGACCAGGACGACCATCAGGTGGCACTCGGGGTTGTTGTGCGTGATCGCGTTGGCGATCGCCTGCATGATCATGGTCTTGCCGGTCTTCGGCGGGGCCACGATCAGACCGCGCTGGCCCTTACCGATCGGCGCGACGAGGTCGATGATGCGGGTGGTGAGGACGCCCGGGTCGGTCTCCAGACGGAGGCGGTCCTGCGGGTAGAGCGGGGTCAGCTTGTTGAACTCGGGGCGCCCGCGACCGGAGTCGGGGGCCATGCCGTTGGTCGAGTCCAGACGTACCAGCGCGTTGAACTTCTCGCGGCGCTCGCCGTCCTTCGGCTGACGGACCGCGCCGGTGACGTGGTCGCCCTTGCGCAGGCCGTTCTTGCGGACCTGAGCGAGGGAGACGTACACGTCGTTGGGGCCCGGCAGGTAGCCCGACGTACGGATGAAGGCGTAGTTGTCGAGGATGTCCAGGATGCCCGCGACGGGGATCAGGACGTCGTCGTCGGCGACCTGCGGCTCGTTCGGGCCGAACTCCTCGCGTCCGCGACGGCCACGGCGGTCCCGGTAGCGGCCACGACGGCCACGGCGTCCGCCGTCGAAGTCGTCGTCGTCCTGCGGCCCGTTGTCCCGCGGCCCGGTGTCGCGCGGCCCGGTGTCCCGCTGCTGGCGGTCCTGACGGTCCTGGCGCTCGGGACGGTCCTGGCGGTCCTGACGGCCGCCGCCCTGCGCCTGGCCCTGCTGGGTCCCACGCTGCGGGGTGCCGCCCTGCTGCTCGTCGGCCTTGGTGCCCCGACGGTCGCGGTCCCGGCCGCGGTCGCTGCGGTCCCGGCGGTCGCGGCGGCCCTGGCGGCCGTCCCCGTCACCGGTGTCGGTCTGCGTCTGCGCGGCCGCAGTCTCGGCCTTCGGCTCGCTCTTCGCCTCGGCGACAACCGTTTCCGGGCTGCCGGCCTCGGCGGTCGCGCGGCGCCGGCGGCGCTCGGCCGGGGCGTCGTCGCTGGCGGGCTGGCCGGGGATCTCGATCTGCTGCTGGGCCACGGCCTTCTCGGCGGGCGCCTCGACGACCTGCACGGCCGCCTTCTTCTCGGCGGCGGCGGGCGCGGTGTCCTCGCCCGTACGGGCCTTGGAGGTGGCGCGGCGCTTCGGCTTGGTCTCGGCGGCGTCCCCGGCGGGGGCAGCTGCGGCCTTGGGGCTTCCGCCCCCGGCCTGCGCCTCCTTGATGACCTCGATCAGCTGGCTCTTGCGCATCCGCGCAGTGCCCTTGATACCGAGGCCGGATGCAACCTGCTGCAGCTCGGCCAGCACCATGCCGTCGAGGCCGGTACCGCGGCGCCGCCGGGAGCCGGCACCCGTGGCAGGCGCGGAGGCGTCCGTGGAGGGCGCCGCAGCGGTCTCCTCGACACGTGCGCCCATCAGATCGGTGGTGTCGCTCACGAAGGGTCCTTCCCTGGAGCGGACGTCGGCCTGTCTGGCACGGCGACCGGTTTTGCTGTCCGGCATCGGTCCTTCATGAGTGGACCGTGCCGGGGCGGTGGTCCGCCGAAGCGGCGGAAGAGGTTTCTGGTGATGGCGTTTCCCAAAGCCAATGACACTGAGTGTCCGTGTCAGGCGGCTTGGTCACACCGGTTCCGGAGCGTGCCCTGAATGCCGCTCAGCGCCTGCACACGACAAATGAAACGCCGCGTGAAACACAGAGTGGCTTGGGGGGCTCCCGGAAGAATGTCTGTCCCGGACGGGGACACAAAGCACCTCGCCATGGTGGGGTCGGGTGCAGACTTGAGGTTAACACTACCGGATCCAACAAACATTCCCCCTCTCCAAATCCGGCAACCGTATGTAGTTGAATGTCTCAGCGCCTCGTGCCTCAGCGCCGCATGTCACAGCGCCGCTTGTCGCAGCGCTTGTTGTCACCCCGTTGATGTCGTCGCCTAGCTCTCTCCGGGCGCCGCGAGCGGCAGAACGCTCGCGCCCCGGGCGTCGAGGCCGAGCCGGTTGGCGGCCCAGCCCTCGCCCGCCAGCCGGGAGACCTTGTCTGCCGTGGCCTCGTCGGTCAGCGCCATGACCGTGGGCCCGGCGCCCGAGATCACCGCGGGGATGCCGTCGGCCCGCAGCCGCTCCACCAGCGCCGCGCTCTCCGGCATGGCGGGGGCTCGGTAATCCTGGTGCAGCCGGTCCTCGGTGGCCGGAAGCAGCAGCTCGGGACGCCTGGTCAACGCCTCGACGAGCAGGGCGGCGCGCCCCGCGTTGGTCGCGGCGTCGACGTGCGGGACGGTACGCGGCAGGAGACCCCGCGCGGTCTCTGTGAGTACCGGCTTCCCGGGTACGAAAACCACCGGAACGACGGAACGCGCGGGTTCCATCCTGATCGCCCTGGCGGCTCCGGACTCCATCCAGGAGAGCGTGAACCCGCCGAGCAGACAGGCGGCGACGTTGTCGGGGTGTCCCTCGATCTCGGTGGCGAGTTCGAGCAGCGCCTCGTCGTCGAGGCGGCTGTCGCCACCTATGGTGACGGCCCGCGCGGCGACGATGCCGGCGCAGATGGCGGCCGAGGAGGACCCGAGTCCCCGCCCGTGCGGAATGCGGTTGGCGCACACGATCTCAAGGCCGCGCGGCTGCCCGCCCAACAGGTCGAAGGCGGTGCGCAGGGACCGTACGAGGAGGTGGTTCTCGTCGCGCGGGAGGGTCTCGCTGCCCTCGCCCGCGATATCGATGTGCAACCCGGAGTCGGCCACCCGGACAACTACGTCGTCGTACAACCCCAGCGACAGGCCCAGGGCGTCGAAGCCCGGACCGAGATTGGCGCTGGTGGCGGGGACGCGCACCCGGACGGCGGCGGCTCGGAACGCTGGACCGGCCATCGCTCGATGACTCTCCTTGAGCTGCGATTTCGTCGAAGACATTCGATGACACTCGATACGACACTGAAATACGGCTGAGGACGTACATGGGGGCCCTCAGGCCGCTGAGGCAACGCGGCGCCGTGCCATACGCGGGGGCATATGCGGCGGGCGGGTTCACCCCAGCTTATCGAAGGAAGGTTCTGTGGCGACATAGGGCGCACAGGAGGCGCACGATGCGTGTCGTAAGCCCCCTGTGCACCCGTCCTAGGGACTGGGTAGGGAGAACCCCGGTTCAGGTGGTCAGTACCCGGTCTACGCGAGTCCGAGTCGCTCGGCGGCGGTCGCGGCGTCCACCGGGACGACAACGGGCTTCGGTGCGCCCTCGGTGGCCCAGCCCGGGTCCTTCAGGCCGTTGCCGGTGACCGTGCAGACGATGGTCTGGCCCGGGTCGACCTTGCCCTGCTCGGCCAGCTTCAGCAGACCGGCGACGGACGCGGCGGACGCCGGCTCGACGAAAACGCCTTCCTGCGCGGCCAACAGCCGGTAGGCGCGCAGGATCTCACGGTCCGTCACCTCGTCGATGAGACCGCCCGAGTCGTCGCGCGCGGCCAGCGCCTGCTGCCAGGAGGCCGGGTTGCCGATACGGATCGCGGTGGCGAGCGTCGAGGGGTCCTTGACGATCTCACCGCGCACGATCGGGGCACTGCCGGCCGCCTGGAACCCCCACATGCGCGGGGTGCGCCGGGCGATGCCGTCGGCGGCGTACTCGGTGTAGCCCTTCCAGTACGCGGTGATGTTGCCCGCGTTGCCGACCGGCAGGACGTGGATGTCGGGCGCGTCGCCGAGCATGTCGACGATCTCGAAGGCGGCCGTCTTCTGCCCCTCGATGCGCACGGGGTTGACCGAATTCACCAGCGCCACAGGGTAGTTGTCGCTCAGGGAGCGGGCGAGGGTGAGGCAGTCGTCGAAGTTGCCGTCGACCTGGAGGATCTTGGCGCCGTGGATCAGCGCCTGCCCCATCTTGCCGAGGGCGATCTTGCCCTGCGGCACGAGAACGGCCGAAACCATGCCCGCGCGCACGGCGTACGCGGCGGCGGAGGCGGACGTGTTGCCCGTGGAGGCACAGATGACCGCCTTCGCGCCCTCCTCCTTCGCCCGGCTGATGGCCATGGTCATACCGCGGTCCTTGAAGGACCCGGTCGGGTTGGCGCCCTCCACCTTGAGGTGGACCTCGCAGCCCGTGCGCTCGGAGAGCACCTGCGCGGGTACGAGGGGCGTGCCGCCCTCGCGGAGCGTCACGACCGGCGTGCTGTCGGAGACGGGCAGCCGGTCCCGGTACTCCTCGATGATTCCGCGCCACTGGTGGGTCATTGCTGGTTACTCTCCTTCAACCCGCATGATGCTTGCGACACCCCGCACGGTGTCGAGCTTGCGCAACGCCTCGACGGTTCCGCCCAGGGCGGCGTCGGACGCACGATGGGTGACGACGACAAGGGAGGCCTCGCCGTCCTTGCCCGTCTGCCGAACCGTATCGATGGAAACCCCGTGCTCGGCGAACACGGTGGCCACCTGGGCGAGAACACCCGGTTTGTCGGCGACGTCAAGGCTGATGTGATAGCGAGTGACCACATCGCCCATGCCCGAAACGGGCAGTGCGGCATACGCCGACTCGCCGGGCCCGGTGGTCCCGCTGAGCCGGTTGCGGCACACGGCGACGAGGTCACCGAGCACGGCGGAGGCCGTCGGCGCACCGCCGGCTCCGGGCCCGTAGAACATCAGCTGCCCGGAGGCGTCGGACTCGACGAACACGGCGTTGTAGGCGCCGCGCACGGAGGCGAGGGGATGCGTCAGCGGAATCATGGCCGGATGCACGCGCGCGGTGACGGACTGGCCGTCCCCGGCCCGCTCGCAGATGGCGAGCAGCTTGATGGTGCAGCCCATGTTCCTGGCGGAGGCGAAGTCGGAGGCGGTGACCTCGGTCATGCCCTCGCGATAGACGTCGTCGAGACGCACGCGCGTGTGGAAGGCGATTCCGGCGAGGATGGCGGCCTTGGCGGCGGCGTCGAAACCCTCGACGTCGGCGGTCGGGTCGGCTTCCGCATACCCCAGGGCGGTGGCCTCGTCGAGGGCCTCCTGATAGCCGGCCCCGGTCGAGTCCATCTTGTCGAGGATGAAGTTGGTGGTGCCGTTGACGATCCCGAGCACACGATTCACCTTGTCGCCGGCGAGGGACTCGCGCAGCGGCCGGATGAGCGGGATGGCACCGGCGACGGCGGCCTCGTAGTAGAGGTCCGCGTCGTGCTCCTCGGCGGCGGCGTGCAGAGCGGCGCCGTCCTGGGCGAGGAGGGCCTTGTTGGCGGAGACGACGGACGCCCCGTGCTCGAAGGCCGCGGTGATGAGAGCGCGGGCGGGCTCGATACCGCCGATGACCTCGACGACGACATCAATGTCGCCGCGTTTGACGAGAGCGGTGGCATCAGTGGTGACGAGGGCGGGGTCGATGCCCTCACGCACCTTGGAGGGCCGCCGCACGGCAACCCCGGCAAGCTCGACGGGAGCGCCGATCCTGGCGGCGAGATCGTCGGCGTGCGTCGTCATGATGCGCGCAACCTCTGAGCCGACAACCCCACAGCCCAGCAGCGCCACCTTCAGCGGACGCGTACGCATCATCCGACCTCGTTTCCTCATACCGTCTAGGTTCGACAAGTCTCACTCACCGGACTGAACTTTCTACCCATCGTCCGGATCGTGAGATGTTTATTTCGTTTTCCGAGCGGCGGAAGACAGGAGATCTTCCGCCGTCCGCCTGTCCTGGGTTGTCCCACGGTCATCCGACGTCAAGACGGAGAAGATCCTCCTCGGTCTCCCGCCGGACAATCACCCGAGCCTCCCCGTCCCGCACGGCGACGACGGGCGGGCGCAGGGCGTGGTTGTAGTTGCTGGCCATGGACCGGCAGTACGCGCCGGTCGCCGGCACCGCGATGAGGTCACCCGGTGCCAGGTCGGCGGGCAGGAAGGCGTCCTTGACGACGATGTCCCCGCTCTCGCAGTGCTTGCCGACGACCCGCACCAGCATGGGCGCGGCCTCGGAGGTCCGCGAGACGAGAGCGACGCTGTACTCGGCGTCGTACAGCGCGGTCCGGATGTTGTCGGACATCCCGCCGTCGACGGAGACGTACGTACGCAGCCCGTCGAGAGGCTTGATCGTGCCGACCTCGTAGAGGGTGAAGGCGGTGGGTCCGACGATGGCGCGCCCGGGCTCGACGGAGATACGAGGGGTGCGCAGCTTCGCGCCCTCGCACTCACGGCTCACGATCTCGGTGAGCGCCTTGGCGATCTCGTGCGGCTCACGAGGATCGTCGTCGCTGGTGTAGGCAATTCCGAGCCCACCCCCGAGGTCGATCTCGGGCAGTTCGACCCCATGCTCGTCGCGAATGTCCTTGAGCAGCCCGACAACGCGATGCGCGGCGACCTCGAAGCCCGACATGTCGAAGATCTGTGACCCGATGTGCGAGTGAATACCGATGAGCTCAAGCCCATCGAGCTGCAGCGCCCGCCGCACGGCCTCGGCGGCCTGCCCACCGGCAAGCGGAATACCGAACTTCTGGTCCTCGTGGGCGGTCGCGATGAACTCATGCGTATGAGCCTCGACACCGACGGTGATACGGATCTGCACCCGCTGCCGCTTACCGAGGGACTGCGCGATGTGCGCGACGCGGACGATCTCCTGGAAGGAGTCGAGCACGATCCGGCCGACACCGGCGCGAATGGCGGTCTCGATCTCGTCGACGGACTTGTTGTTGCCGTGGAAGGCGATGCGGTCTGCGGGCATACCGGCGGAGAGGGCGGTGGTGAGCTCGCCACCTGAACAGACATCGAGATTGAGCCCCTCGTCGTGCAGCCACCGCACGACGGCACGCGAGAGGAACGCCTTGCCGGCGTAGAAGACGTCGGCGTCGGGCCCGAAGGCGGTACGCCAGGCACGGGCGCGCTCACGGAAGTCGGTTTCGTCGAGGAGATACGCGGGGGTCCCGAACTCCTCGGCGAGCCGGGTGACCTCGATCCCTCCGACACTGACGACACCGTCGGGCGTACGGGTGACGGTCGACGCCCAGACCTTCCGGTCCAGGTGGTTGAGGTCGGCGGGCGGCGCGGAGGGGTGCCCCTCGGGCAGCACATCAGCGTGACGGGGCCCGGCGGGGTGTGCGGAACGGCTCATGGCTGTACGGCTTCCTCGGTGGTGTCAGAGGTATTTCAAAGGTGTTCGGGTGCGTCGATACCGAGCAGGGACAGGCCGCCGGCCAGCACCGTCCCGGCCGCTTCGACGAGCGCGAGCCGGGCCCGGTGGGCGGCCGAG
Protein-coding sequences here:
- the rho gene encoding transcription termination factor Rho; protein product: MSDTTDLMGARVEETAAAPSTDASAPATGAGSRRRRGTGLDGMVLAELQQVASGLGIKGTARMRKSQLIEVIKEAQAGGGSPKAAAAPAGDAAETKPKRRATSKARTGEDTAPAAAEKKAAVQVVEAPAEKAVAQQQIEIPGQPASDDAPAERRRRRATAEAGSPETVVAEAKSEPKAETAAAQTQTDTGDGDGRQGRRDRRDRSDRGRDRDRRGTKADEQQGGTPQRGTQQGQAQGGGRQDRQDRPERQDRQDRQQRDTGPRDTGPRDNGPQDDDDFDGGRRGRRGRYRDRRGRRGREEFGPNEPQVADDDVLIPVAGILDILDNYAFIRTSGYLPGPNDVYVSLAQVRKNGLRKGDHVTGAVRQPKDGERREKFNALVRLDSTNGMAPDSGRGRPEFNKLTPLYPQDRLRLETDPGVLTTRIIDLVAPIGKGQRGLIVAPPKTGKTMIMQAIANAITHNNPECHLMVVLVDERPEEVTDMQRSVKGEVISSTFDRPAEDHTTVAELAIERAKRLVELGHDVVVLLDSITRLGRAYNLAAPASGRILSGGVDSTALYPPKRFFGAARNIEDGGSLTILATALVDTGSRMDEVIFEEFKGTGNAELKLDRKLADKRIFPAVDVDASGTRKEEILLGSDELAVTWKLRRVLHALDQQQAIELLLDKMKQTKSNAEFLLQIQKTTPGGNND
- the thrC gene encoding threonine synthase is translated as MTHQWRGIIEEYRDRLPVSDSTPVVTLREGGTPLVPAQVLSERTGCEVHLKVEGANPTGSFKDRGMTMAISRAKEEGAKAVICASTGNTSASAAAYAVRAGMVSAVLVPQGKIALGKMGQALIHGAKILQVDGNFDDCLTLARSLSDNYPVALVNSVNPVRIEGQKTAAFEIVDMLGDAPDIHVLPVGNAGNITAYWKGYTEYAADGIARRTPRMWGFQAAGSAPIVRGEIVKDPSTLATAIRIGNPASWQQALAARDDSGGLIDEVTDREILRAYRLLAAQEGVFVEPASAASVAGLLKLAEQGKVDPGQTIVCTVTGNGLKDPGWATEGAPKPVVVPVDAATAAERLGLA
- the thrB gene encoding homoserine kinase produces the protein MAGPAFRAAAVRVRVPATSANLGPGFDALGLSLGLYDDVVVRVADSGLHIDIAGEGSETLPRDENHLLVRSLRTAFDLLGGQPRGLEIVCANRIPHGRGLGSSSAAICAGIVAARAVTIGGDSRLDDEALLELATEIEGHPDNVAACLLGGFTLSWMESGAARAIRMEPARSVVPVVFVPGKPVLTETARGLLPRTVPHVDAATNAGRAALLVEALTRRPELLLPATEDRLHQDYRAPAMPESAALVERLRADGIPAVISGAGPTVMALTDEATADKVSRLAGEGWAANRLGLDARGASVLPLAAPGES
- the lysA gene encoding diaminopimelate decarboxylase, encoding MSRSAHPAGPRHADVLPEGHPSAPPADLNHLDRKVWASTVTRTPDGVVSVGGIEVTRLAEEFGTPAYLLDETDFRERARAWRTAFGPDADVFYAGKAFLSRAVVRWLHDEGLNLDVCSGGELTTALSAGMPADRIAFHGNNKSVDEIETAIRAGVGRIVLDSFQEIVRVAHIAQSLGKRQRVQIRITVGVEAHTHEFIATAHEDQKFGIPLAGGQAAEAVRRALQLDGLELIGIHSHIGSQIFDMSGFEVAAHRVVGLLKDIRDEHGVELPEIDLGGGLGIAYTSDDDPREPHEIAKALTEIVSRECEGAKLRTPRISVEPGRAIVGPTAFTLYEVGTIKPLDGLRTYVSVDGGMSDNIRTALYDAEYSVALVSRTSEAAPMLVRVVGKHCESGDIVVKDAFLPADLAPGDLIAVPATGAYCRSMASNYNHALRPPVVAVRDGEARVIVRRETEEDLLRLDVG
- a CDS encoding homoserine dehydrogenase, whose translation is MMRTRPLKVALLGCGVVGSEVARIMTTHADDLAARIGAPVELAGVAVRRPSKVREGIDPALVTTDATALVKRGDIDVVVEVIGGIEPARALITAAFEHGASVVSANKALLAQDGAALHAAAEEHDADLYYEAAVAGAIPLIRPLRESLAGDKVNRVLGIVNGTTNFILDKMDSTGAGYQEALDEATALGYAEADPTADVEGFDAAAKAAILAGIAFHTRVRLDDVYREGMTEVTASDFASARNMGCTIKLLAICERAGDGQSVTARVHPAMIPLTHPLASVRGAYNAVFVESDASGQLMFYGPGAGGAPTASAVLGDLVAVCRNRLSGTTGPGESAYAALPVSGMGDVVTRYHISLDVADKPGVLAQVATVFAEHGVSIDTVRQTGKDGEASLVVVTHRASDAALGGTVEALRKLDTVRGVASIMRVEGE